The DNA region AAAcgtatatggatatatatatatatatgtagacacGGACATATTTCAATaataaacatatatatatgtatatatgcatattcaTGTGTATTTGTGCAAGCCTGCGTAGAGGCGTCGGAACACAGCAGTATATGTATGAGATTGGTCTCATAGAACGAAAATATACGTATCTAAAAATTTTACTCCTGCGGGAAACGGGGGAATGTAGCCCCGTCTCTGTTGCATTTCGAACTCAACATTCagttcgcctctccttccccagTCTGTTTTGTGCTTCCTGagtccttttccctctttccagtttcgcgtctcgtcctctcttgaCCTCTCCTTCCCGTTGTTCAGAAACTGTTTGGAAAGCCTGTTCGTGCCGTCCGCTGGcacttctcttctgccgctgTGTGACGACTGTCTATTCCTCCTGCTCCCCCGGAGCACCGCTCGAAGAGTGAAACAGACTTTCTTGCAAAAAAACAAGGAAAGCTCTGCGTCGGCTCCCGATTTCTGGAAACAATCAGGAGTCAGGACCAGATTTGTGTGCTTGCCTATGTAGGGATCTGAGAGGGCTAGCGGCTCTGGTCACGCTGGAAAAACTACGAGAGCTCGACGTGCGCGGCAACCCAGTGGAGGAGCATCCCCTCCAAGGAAACGCCGTGGTACGTTTTTGGAAAAAACACCGTGCTGCCTCAAAAGCCCCGCTGGATGTCATTCCGAAGTTCCCCCGAGTACGCCTCCCCCCTCAGAGGCTACAGCCTTGCGTCttgcgcgtttctgtttcttttgcCCTTCGAGACGTGCTGTGTcgtgcgccgtctcccgcctcaTGGCGGGATTCCCCTATGGAGCATGAATATAGTCAGGTTGGTTGATGGAGTCTTATGCTTCGACACGGTCGCTTCACCCCACATCTACATGTGGAAAGCTCCGGCCCTGTGCTGTTCTAGTTCCGCTCCGAAAcgtcctcttcccctcttctctctgtttcagCGGTAAAACCTTTGCGTGTGAGAACGCAGTCGATCTcaccttctttttcctcactCTCGTGTGTACGGGAACGTTGTACACATGCGgctgtgtatgcatgcacttACCTGTTTGTGTCCCCAAGCCGTCCGTCTACACCTAACTTTTTCTAGGGCCCGCGGTGTGCCTTTTCCGCGCCATTCCGTATCTTCCTGTTCATGCACAAGTCTCACCTAGCTGTGGACTCACAGAGGCAAACCCATCTTCCGTTTCAGTAGAGCCCCTTTTCTTGGGCATGCAAGTCCAGGCCGGCGAATCTGGAACCCGCACATCGGTTCTCCCGTCCccccgcgttttttctgccgttTCTGTTCAGCTCGAGGGCTTTTGCATGCTCGCGTGCCCGCTTCTGGAGTCTCTCAATGGCCGCCCCATCACGGAGAAAGTGCGAGACGCGGTGATCTGCTGGTCCAGCGATGACCCTCGCGGTCGCGCGGTGGCTAGTTGTGTCTTCCGATTCCGGCAGGCGTTCTCCACCCGAGGACTGTATGGGATGGGGGAATTGTCACcaagcgaggaagcaggcCTCTTTGTGTCCGCCGAATCGAGAGACGACAGCTCCGTCCCGGACCCCGCAACAAAAAGTCTTCCTGGTTCGCGGAGGGCGGTCTCTCCTCGAAACGCCGGAGGTGCGCCGCAGTCGAGTGCCTGTCAGTTGAAAAAAGCTCGagagcaaaagagacagaggcgggaTCCGTGCTGTGTTTTCGCGGTTTGAGGAAAGAACAAAGTTTTCCTAGGTTGTTCCTCATAGAAAGGCACAGGGGAGAAAGGCCCATGCGGCGGCTggcggcagagaaaacggttcTCGTGAAGTCGTCGGCGTGGGAGTAGCGCTGGAAAAGCCGGTATTTCGTTTTCGCGCGTGTTTACCCGTCGGCCTCAGAGACGGAAATTTCAAGTTTCAGTGGGTGCACAGTCGGTCCTCGAACCAGTCGAAATCTTGAGAAGAAGCGTCTCAGTGCGATCATCCTGCATCTAGTTGCCGCATAAAAAGCTGGCTTTCCCgacaggaaaaggcagaaatcTTTTTTGGCAGTGGAGATGCTTCAAACACAGAGTGAGGTGGGGGTGCGTTTTTTAAGGGCCCCGGGTCCGGTGCCAAGGGTAGTttcggtttctttctcgtcgtgTATTTTTTCGATGGGGGGCATACGGTTCGCCGGTGTGGGGTCGGCCGCACCGGTTGCTTCTTGGCATGCGGACATGTGATCTTTTCCCTGTGCTCCACGCCGTGTGTCGCTAagtctcttttcctgtctatatgtctgcgtgtgtgtctgctcGTCTTAGGAACGGAGTCACGAGGCCTCAGCGCCAGCGACCGCTCtcgaaaggagagagcgcaaCCTCCCCGATGCGTTTTCACTCGGGTGTCGCGTGACGCACGAGACAACTTTCGTCTTTTGTCTCCACAGGAGCGCCGAGGCACTGCCCCAGCGGCATGGAAGGCCCCAGAtcgagacgggagacgcagTCCGCGCAGAgccctgtcgccttcccacCAAGATGCTCCGACCGCAGGCCCAGAGAGGCCGCTGCCTTATCAAGAAGACCGGCCTTTCAGCTTGAACGCAACGCGGAACAGTTGCGTGCGTCGATCCACTTACTCGGAGAGATGTCGCTTTTCGGCGGCGCTGTCCAGTGCGTCTCGTCGGGGTCACAAGCGCCAAGAGATTTGTCCTAGGGGGTGGTATCCAGGAAGAACCCGCGGCGTGACcaaggcgacgcagacgccAGATTGGTGGCTACCAGAAGAGTGGGAGCTGCGCGAACCCggaagcagacgcaggcgagagggaacggagagaggcgggggagaaggcagaggagcgAGGTGGGGACCGCGTTCGATGTCCAGCGGGCACTTTGAGTTTTTCATTAAAGCGAGTGATGTCGGGCCTCCGGTTTCGGCCGACGAGTTGAGAGCTCTCAAGGCGGGAAACAAGGAGACGGGAACCGCGGAGGAGGATCCCATCCTAGAGCAAGGGGGAAACCACGAGAACGAGGCGTATGAAGTGGAGGCGACCAGCCACGTGGGCAGCGTCTCTGACTGGGCCAGAGAAGCGCCATACGA from Neospora caninum Liverpool complete genome, chromosome VIIb includes:
- a CDS encoding putative leucine rich repeat protein; the protein is MPAATAQRSASGRILEAAGLGLGPVLTGEKLTGLLLAAVPKQIKGIKVLDLSQNTIRKLSVSLGEIAELGLESVQDLILRGNLLRQLDGRLLTFPRLSRLDVSENILCQVLNFETHFGLRELFFRQNRLKDINGFGRTPLHHTLERLDLSENDISDLRGLAALVTLEKLRELDVRGNPVEEHPLQGNAVLEGFCMLACPLLESLNGRPITEKVRDAVICWSSDDPRGRAVASCVFRFRQAFSTRGLYGMGELSPSEEAGLFVSAESRDDSSVPDPATKSLPGSRRAVSPRNAGGTESRGLSASDRSRKERAQPPRCVFTRVSRDARDNFRLLSPQERRGTAPAAWKAPDRDGRRSPRRALSPSHQDAPTAGPERPLPYQEDRPFSLNATRNSCVRRSTYSERCRFSAALSSASRRGHKRQEICPRGWYPGRTRGVTKATQTPDWWLPEEWELREPGSRRRREGTERGGGEGRGARWGPRSMSSGHFEFFIKASDVGPPVSADELRALKAGNKETGTAEEDPILEQGGNHENEAYEVEATSHVGSVSDWAREAPYEDCTSQQYTVSGGYGEDEGQALEYGDEDEHTRISLPLPKFQGGEVYPTQSGDVFDLTPDSEWPGDEGIEGKRDIGNYDAFQNEEEEA